A window of Nicotiana tabacum cultivar K326 chromosome 24, ASM71507v2, whole genome shotgun sequence contains these coding sequences:
- the LOC107830540 gene encoding ubiquitin C-terminal hydrolase 12-like isoform X1, giving the protein MTMLNPQPLDQQEEEEMLVPHSDLVEGPQPLVEGPQPMEVAPAENASTGESQAADEPQASRFTWTIDNFSRLSVKKLYSEAFVVGSYKWRVLIFPKGNNVDCLSMYLDVADSSTLPYGWNRYAQFSLAVVNQINPKYSVKKETQHQFNQRESDWGFTSFMLLSDLYDPNKGYLVNDKVVIEADVAVRKVIDYWTYDSKKETGYVGLKNQGATCYMNSLLQTLYHIPYFRKAVYHMPTTENDMPSGSIPLALQSLFYKLQYSDTSVATKELTKSFGWDTYDSFMQHDVQELNRVLCEKLEDKMKGTVVEGTIQKLFEGHHMNYIECINVDFKSTRKESFYDLQLDVKGCRDVYASFDKYVEVERLEGDNKYHAEEHGLQDAKKGVLFIDFPPVLQLQLKRFEYDFMRDTMVKINDRYEFPLELDLDRENGKYLSPDADRSVRNLYTLHSVLVHSGGVHGGHYYAFIRPTLSDQWYKFDDERVTKEDLKRALEEQYGGEEEVYVANSRSKLCLVVTCFDLDLLLLLQLPQTNPGFNNTPFKFTKYSNAYMLVYIRESDKDKIICDVGEKDIAEHLRIRLKKEQEEKEDKRRYKAQAHLYTIIKVARDEDLREQIGKEIYFDLVDHDKVRSFRIQKQMPFNLFKEEVAKELGIPVQFQRFWIWAKRQNHTYRPNRPLTPQEELQTVGQLREVSNKTNNAELKLFLEVDLGLDLVPSPPPDKSKDDILLFFKLYDPEKEELQYVGRLFVKSTSKPIEILPKLNELAGFAPDQEIDLFEEIKFEPSVMCERLDKKASFRFSQIEDGDIICFQKKASPEVEEQVRFPDVPSYLEYVKNRQIVHFRALEKPKEDDFCLELAKSDTYDDVVERVAQRLGVDDPSKIRLTPHNCYSQQPKPNPIKYRSVDHLVDMLIHYNQISDILYYEVLDIPLPELQCLKTLKVAFHHSTKDEVEILNVRLPKQSTVGDVLNEIKSKVELSHPNAELRLLEVFYHKIYKIFPLTEKIENINDQYWTLRAEEIPEEEKNLGPHDRLIHVYHFTKETPQNQMQVQNFGEPFFLVIHEGETLAEIKVRIQKKLQVPDEEFSKWKFAFLSLGRPEYLQDSDIVSSRFQRRDVYGAWEQYLGLEHADNTSKRPYVSQNRHTFEKPVKIYN; this is encoded by the exons ATGACCATGCTGAATCCTCAACCGTTGGAT CAGCAGGAAGAAGAGGAGATGCTTGTGCCACATTCTGACTTAGTTGAAGGTCCTCAGCCCTTAGTTGAAGGGCCTCAGCCCATGGAAG TGGCACCTGCTGAGAATGCTAGTACGGGGGAGAGCCAAGCCGCGGACGAGCCACAGGCATCCCGGTTTACTTGGACAATTGACAATTTCTCTCGGTTATCTGTGAAGAAGCTATATTCTGAGGCTTTTGTTGTTGGTAGTTATAAATG GCGAGTGCTTATATTTCCAAAAGGAAACAACGTGGATTGTTTGTCAATGTATTTAGATGTGGCAGATTCATCTACATTGCCATATGGGTGGAACAGATATGCCCAGTTCAGCTTAGCTGTTGTAAATCAAATAAACCCCAAATATTCAGTGAAAAAAG AGACGCAGCACCAGTTTAACCAAAGAGAGAGTGACTGGGGCTTCACATCTTTCATGCTTCTAAGTGATCTTTATGACCCCAATAAGGGATATCTTGTAAATGATAAAGTTGTTATTGAAGCCGATGTTGCTGTACGAAAGGTCATTGATTACTGGACATATGACTCAAAGAAGGAGACAGGATATGTTGGGCTTAAGAATCAGGGAGCTACCTGTTACATGAACTCTCTCCTACAAACCTTGTACCATATCCCCTACTTTAGAAAG GCTGTGTATCACATGCCAACTACAGAGAATGACATGCCATCGGGGAGCATCCCGCTGGCTCTGCAAAGTTTATTTTATAAGCTCCAATATAGTGATACCAGTGTGGCGACGAAAGAATTGACAAAATCTTTTGGATGGGACACTTATGATTCATTCATGCAGCATGATGTGCAAGAATTAAACAGAGTGTTGTGTGAAAAGCTTGAAGACAAGATGAAG GGTACCGTTGTGGAAGGGACAATTCAAAAGTTATTTGAGGGGCACCATATGAATTACATAGAATGTATCAACGTGGACTTCAAATCAACGAGAAAAGAGTCATTTTATG ATCTTCAACTCGACGTCAAAGGCTGTCGCGATGTTTATGCCTCTTTTGACAAATATGTTGAAGTTGAACGTCTAGAAGGCGATAATAAGTACCATGCTGAAGAACATGGTTTGCAG GATGCAAAAAAAGGTGTACTATTTATTGACTTCCCTCCAGTTCTCCAGCTTCAGTTAAAAAGATTTGAATATGATTTCATGCGAGATACAATGGTTAAG ATAAATGACCGTTATGAATTTCCTCTAGAACTTGACCTTGATAGGGAGAATGGCAAATATTTGTCTCCTGATGCAGATAGGAGCGTCCGGAATCTCTACACACTTCATAG TGTGTTGGTTCATAGTGGTGGTGTGCATGGTGGACACTATTATGCTTTCATCAGGCCAACACTATCAGATCAATG GTATAAGTTTGATGATGAACGGGTGACAAAAGAAGACTTGAAGAGGGCTCTAGAGGAACAATATGGTGGAGAGGAGGAGGTATATGTCGCTAATAGCAGATCTAAATTGTGTCTTGTTGTGACATGCTTTGATTTGGACTTACTTTTGCTTTTACAGTTGCCACAGACAAATCCTGGCTTCAATAACACCCCCTTTAAGTTTACAAAATACTCCAACGCGTACATGCTTGTTTATATACGTGAGAGTGACAAGGATAAAATAATTTGTGATGTCGGTGAGAAAGACATTGCGGAACACCTAAGG aTAAGGTTGAAGAAAGAACAAGAAGAGAAGGAGGACAAGAGAAGATACAAAGCGCAGGCCCACCTTTATACAATTATCAAG GTTGCACGTGATGAGGATCTTAGGGAGCAGATAGGAAAGGAGATATATTTTGATCTTGTTGATCATGACAAAGTTCGTAGCTTTCGAATTCAGAAACAGATGCCTTTTAACCTTTTCAAG GAGGAAGTTGCAAAAGAATTGGGTATCCCAGTTCAGTTCCAGCGTTTCTGGATTTGGGCAAAGCGGCAAAATCACACTTATCGGCCCAATCGCCCATTAACTCCGCAGGAGGAACTACAAACC GTTGGTCAGTTAAGGGAAGTTTCTAACAAGACCAACAATGCCgagttaaaattatttttggaagtGGACCTTGGCCTG GATCTCGTTCCTAGTCCTCCACCTGACAAAAGTAAAGATGATATACTCCTTTTCTTTAAGCTTTATGATCCTGAGAAAGAAGAGCTTCA ATATGTTGGTAGGCTTTTTGTGAAGAGTACTAGTAAGCCAATTGAAATACTTCCAAAACTGAATGAATTGGCTGGATTTGCTCCTGACCAAGAAATTGACCTTTTTGAG GAAATAAAATTTGAACCTTCTGTCATGTGTGAAAGACTAGACAAAAAGGCTTCATTTCGATTTAGCCAG ATTGAAGATGGTGACATTATATGCTTTCAAAAGAAAGCTTCTCCTGAAGTTGAAGAACAAGTCCGATTTCCGGATGTTCCTTCATATCTGGAATATGTAAAAAATCGCCAG ATTGTCCACTTTCGAGCACTGGAGAAACCAAAGGAGGATGATTTCTGTCTGGAGTT AGCAAAAAGTGATACATATGATGATGTAGTGGAGAGAGTGGCGCAGCGGCTTGGTGTGGATGATCCCTCCAAAATTAGGCTTACTCCACACAACTGCTACTCTCAGCAACCCAAGCCTAACCCCATCAAATATCGGTCCGTGGATCATTTGGTAGACATGCTAATCCATTACAATCAG ATTTCTGATATTCTTTATTACGAAGTTCTGGACATTCCTCTGCCAGAATTACAATGTCTGAAGACGCTCAAAGTTGCTTTTCATCATTCTACGAAGGATGAG GTTGAAATTTTGAATGTAAGATTGCCTAAGCAGAGTACCGTGGGGGATGTTCTTAATGAAATCAAATCAAAG GTAGAGTTGTCCCATCCAAATGCAGAGCTTAGATTACTCGAAGTCTTCTATCACAAGATTTATAAG ATCTTTCCGCTCACTGAAAAGATTGAGAATATAAATGACCAGTATTGGACATTGCGGGCAGAGGAG ATACCAGAGGAGGAGAAAAATCTTGGTCCCCATGATCGTCTAATTCATGTTTACCATTTCACGAAAGAGACTCCACAAAATCAAATG CAAGTGCAGAATTTTGGAGAACCTTTCTTTCTGGTCATCCATGAAGGGGAAACTTTAGCGGAGATTAAAGTGCGCATTCAAAAGAAATTGCAGGTTCCAGATGAGGAGTTTTCTAAG TGGAAATTTGCATTTTTATCATTGGGGCGCCCGGAATACCTTCAGGATTCGGACATTGTATCCAGCCGCTTTCAG AGGAGAGATGTTTATGGTGCTTGGGAGCAGTACCTTGGATTGGAGCATGCAGATAATACATCTAAGAGGCCATATGTTAGTCAG AACCGCCACACCTTTGAAAAGCCAGTCAAGATATACAATTGA
- the LOC107830540 gene encoding ubiquitin C-terminal hydrolase 12-like isoform X4, which translates to MTMLNPQPLDQQEEEEMLVPHSDLVEGPQPLVEGPQPMEVAPAENASTGESQAADEPQASRFTWTIDNFSRLSVKKLYSEAFVVGSYKWRVLIFPKGNNVDCLSMYLDVADSSTLPYGWNRYAQFSLAVVNQINPKYSVKKETQHQFNQRESDWGFTSFMLLSDLYDPNKGYLVNDKVVIEADVAVRKVIDYWTYDSKKETGYVGLKNQGATCYMNSLLQTLYHIPYFRKAVYHMPTTENDMPSGSIPLALQSLFYKLQYSDTSVATKELTKSFGWDTYDSFMQHDVQELNRVLCEKLEDKMKGTVVEGTIQKLFEGHHMNYIECINVDFKSTRKESFYDLQLDVKGCRDVYASFDKYVEVERLEGDNKYHAEEHGLQDAKKGVLFIDFPPVLQLQLKRFEYDFMRDTMVKINDRYEFPLELDLDRENGKYLSPDADRSVRNLYTLHSVLVHSGGVHGGHYYAFIRPTLSDQWYKFDDERVTKEDLKRALEEQYGGEEELPQTNPGFNNTPFKFTKYSNAYMLVYIRESDKDKIICDVGEKDIAEHLRIRLKKEQEEKEDKRRYKAQAHLYTIIKVARDEDLREQIGKEIYFDLVDHDKVRSFRIQKQMPFNLFKEEVAKELGIPVQFQRFWIWAKRQNHTYRPNRPLTPQEELQTVGQLREVSNKTNNAELKLFLEVDLGLDLVPSPPPDKSKDDILLFFKLYDPEKEELQYVGRLFVKSTSKPIEILPKLNELAGFAPDQEIDLFEEIKFEPSVMCERLDKKASFRFSQIEDGDIICFQKKASPEVEEQVRFPDVPSYLEYVKNRQIVHFRALEKPKEDDFCLELAKSDTYDDVVERVAQRLGVDDPSKIRLTPHNCYSQQPKPNPIKYRSVDHLVDMLIHYNQISDILYYEVLDIPLPELQCLKTLKVAFHHSTKDEVEILNVRLPKQSTVGDVLNEIKSKVELSHPNAELRLLEVFYHKIYKIFPLTEKIENINDQYWTLRAEEIPEEEKNLGPHDRLIHVYHFTKETPQNQMQVQNFGEPFFLVIHEGETLAEIKVRIQKKLQVPDEEFSKWKFAFLSLGRPEYLQDSDIVSSRFQRRDVYGAWEQYLGLEHADNTSKRPYVSQNRHTFEKPVKIYN; encoded by the exons ATGACCATGCTGAATCCTCAACCGTTGGAT CAGCAGGAAGAAGAGGAGATGCTTGTGCCACATTCTGACTTAGTTGAAGGTCCTCAGCCCTTAGTTGAAGGGCCTCAGCCCATGGAAG TGGCACCTGCTGAGAATGCTAGTACGGGGGAGAGCCAAGCCGCGGACGAGCCACAGGCATCCCGGTTTACTTGGACAATTGACAATTTCTCTCGGTTATCTGTGAAGAAGCTATATTCTGAGGCTTTTGTTGTTGGTAGTTATAAATG GCGAGTGCTTATATTTCCAAAAGGAAACAACGTGGATTGTTTGTCAATGTATTTAGATGTGGCAGATTCATCTACATTGCCATATGGGTGGAACAGATATGCCCAGTTCAGCTTAGCTGTTGTAAATCAAATAAACCCCAAATATTCAGTGAAAAAAG AGACGCAGCACCAGTTTAACCAAAGAGAGAGTGACTGGGGCTTCACATCTTTCATGCTTCTAAGTGATCTTTATGACCCCAATAAGGGATATCTTGTAAATGATAAAGTTGTTATTGAAGCCGATGTTGCTGTACGAAAGGTCATTGATTACTGGACATATGACTCAAAGAAGGAGACAGGATATGTTGGGCTTAAGAATCAGGGAGCTACCTGTTACATGAACTCTCTCCTACAAACCTTGTACCATATCCCCTACTTTAGAAAG GCTGTGTATCACATGCCAACTACAGAGAATGACATGCCATCGGGGAGCATCCCGCTGGCTCTGCAAAGTTTATTTTATAAGCTCCAATATAGTGATACCAGTGTGGCGACGAAAGAATTGACAAAATCTTTTGGATGGGACACTTATGATTCATTCATGCAGCATGATGTGCAAGAATTAAACAGAGTGTTGTGTGAAAAGCTTGAAGACAAGATGAAG GGTACCGTTGTGGAAGGGACAATTCAAAAGTTATTTGAGGGGCACCATATGAATTACATAGAATGTATCAACGTGGACTTCAAATCAACGAGAAAAGAGTCATTTTATG ATCTTCAACTCGACGTCAAAGGCTGTCGCGATGTTTATGCCTCTTTTGACAAATATGTTGAAGTTGAACGTCTAGAAGGCGATAATAAGTACCATGCTGAAGAACATGGTTTGCAG GATGCAAAAAAAGGTGTACTATTTATTGACTTCCCTCCAGTTCTCCAGCTTCAGTTAAAAAGATTTGAATATGATTTCATGCGAGATACAATGGTTAAG ATAAATGACCGTTATGAATTTCCTCTAGAACTTGACCTTGATAGGGAGAATGGCAAATATTTGTCTCCTGATGCAGATAGGAGCGTCCGGAATCTCTACACACTTCATAG TGTGTTGGTTCATAGTGGTGGTGTGCATGGTGGACACTATTATGCTTTCATCAGGCCAACACTATCAGATCAATG GTATAAGTTTGATGATGAACGGGTGACAAAAGAAGACTTGAAGAGGGCTCTAGAGGAACAATATGGTGGAGAGGAGGAG TTGCCACAGACAAATCCTGGCTTCAATAACACCCCCTTTAAGTTTACAAAATACTCCAACGCGTACATGCTTGTTTATATACGTGAGAGTGACAAGGATAAAATAATTTGTGATGTCGGTGAGAAAGACATTGCGGAACACCTAAGG aTAAGGTTGAAGAAAGAACAAGAAGAGAAGGAGGACAAGAGAAGATACAAAGCGCAGGCCCACCTTTATACAATTATCAAG GTTGCACGTGATGAGGATCTTAGGGAGCAGATAGGAAAGGAGATATATTTTGATCTTGTTGATCATGACAAAGTTCGTAGCTTTCGAATTCAGAAACAGATGCCTTTTAACCTTTTCAAG GAGGAAGTTGCAAAAGAATTGGGTATCCCAGTTCAGTTCCAGCGTTTCTGGATTTGGGCAAAGCGGCAAAATCACACTTATCGGCCCAATCGCCCATTAACTCCGCAGGAGGAACTACAAACC GTTGGTCAGTTAAGGGAAGTTTCTAACAAGACCAACAATGCCgagttaaaattatttttggaagtGGACCTTGGCCTG GATCTCGTTCCTAGTCCTCCACCTGACAAAAGTAAAGATGATATACTCCTTTTCTTTAAGCTTTATGATCCTGAGAAAGAAGAGCTTCA ATATGTTGGTAGGCTTTTTGTGAAGAGTACTAGTAAGCCAATTGAAATACTTCCAAAACTGAATGAATTGGCTGGATTTGCTCCTGACCAAGAAATTGACCTTTTTGAG GAAATAAAATTTGAACCTTCTGTCATGTGTGAAAGACTAGACAAAAAGGCTTCATTTCGATTTAGCCAG ATTGAAGATGGTGACATTATATGCTTTCAAAAGAAAGCTTCTCCTGAAGTTGAAGAACAAGTCCGATTTCCGGATGTTCCTTCATATCTGGAATATGTAAAAAATCGCCAG ATTGTCCACTTTCGAGCACTGGAGAAACCAAAGGAGGATGATTTCTGTCTGGAGTT AGCAAAAAGTGATACATATGATGATGTAGTGGAGAGAGTGGCGCAGCGGCTTGGTGTGGATGATCCCTCCAAAATTAGGCTTACTCCACACAACTGCTACTCTCAGCAACCCAAGCCTAACCCCATCAAATATCGGTCCGTGGATCATTTGGTAGACATGCTAATCCATTACAATCAG ATTTCTGATATTCTTTATTACGAAGTTCTGGACATTCCTCTGCCAGAATTACAATGTCTGAAGACGCTCAAAGTTGCTTTTCATCATTCTACGAAGGATGAG GTTGAAATTTTGAATGTAAGATTGCCTAAGCAGAGTACCGTGGGGGATGTTCTTAATGAAATCAAATCAAAG GTAGAGTTGTCCCATCCAAATGCAGAGCTTAGATTACTCGAAGTCTTCTATCACAAGATTTATAAG ATCTTTCCGCTCACTGAAAAGATTGAGAATATAAATGACCAGTATTGGACATTGCGGGCAGAGGAG ATACCAGAGGAGGAGAAAAATCTTGGTCCCCATGATCGTCTAATTCATGTTTACCATTTCACGAAAGAGACTCCACAAAATCAAATG CAAGTGCAGAATTTTGGAGAACCTTTCTTTCTGGTCATCCATGAAGGGGAAACTTTAGCGGAGATTAAAGTGCGCATTCAAAAGAAATTGCAGGTTCCAGATGAGGAGTTTTCTAAG TGGAAATTTGCATTTTTATCATTGGGGCGCCCGGAATACCTTCAGGATTCGGACATTGTATCCAGCCGCTTTCAG AGGAGAGATGTTTATGGTGCTTGGGAGCAGTACCTTGGATTGGAGCATGCAGATAATACATCTAAGAGGCCATATGTTAGTCAG AACCGCCACACCTTTGAAAAGCCAGTCAAGATATACAATTGA
- the LOC107830540 gene encoding ubiquitin C-terminal hydrolase 12-like isoform X2: MTMLNPQPLDQEEEEMLVPHSDLVEGPQPLVEGPQPMEVAPAENASTGESQAADEPQASRFTWTIDNFSRLSVKKLYSEAFVVGSYKWRVLIFPKGNNVDCLSMYLDVADSSTLPYGWNRYAQFSLAVVNQINPKYSVKKETQHQFNQRESDWGFTSFMLLSDLYDPNKGYLVNDKVVIEADVAVRKVIDYWTYDSKKETGYVGLKNQGATCYMNSLLQTLYHIPYFRKAVYHMPTTENDMPSGSIPLALQSLFYKLQYSDTSVATKELTKSFGWDTYDSFMQHDVQELNRVLCEKLEDKMKGTVVEGTIQKLFEGHHMNYIECINVDFKSTRKESFYDLQLDVKGCRDVYASFDKYVEVERLEGDNKYHAEEHGLQDAKKGVLFIDFPPVLQLQLKRFEYDFMRDTMVKINDRYEFPLELDLDRENGKYLSPDADRSVRNLYTLHSVLVHSGGVHGGHYYAFIRPTLSDQWYKFDDERVTKEDLKRALEEQYGGEEEVYVANSRSKLCLVVTCFDLDLLLLLQLPQTNPGFNNTPFKFTKYSNAYMLVYIRESDKDKIICDVGEKDIAEHLRIRLKKEQEEKEDKRRYKAQAHLYTIIKVARDEDLREQIGKEIYFDLVDHDKVRSFRIQKQMPFNLFKEEVAKELGIPVQFQRFWIWAKRQNHTYRPNRPLTPQEELQTVGQLREVSNKTNNAELKLFLEVDLGLDLVPSPPPDKSKDDILLFFKLYDPEKEELQYVGRLFVKSTSKPIEILPKLNELAGFAPDQEIDLFEEIKFEPSVMCERLDKKASFRFSQIEDGDIICFQKKASPEVEEQVRFPDVPSYLEYVKNRQIVHFRALEKPKEDDFCLELAKSDTYDDVVERVAQRLGVDDPSKIRLTPHNCYSQQPKPNPIKYRSVDHLVDMLIHYNQISDILYYEVLDIPLPELQCLKTLKVAFHHSTKDEVEILNVRLPKQSTVGDVLNEIKSKVELSHPNAELRLLEVFYHKIYKIFPLTEKIENINDQYWTLRAEEIPEEEKNLGPHDRLIHVYHFTKETPQNQMQVQNFGEPFFLVIHEGETLAEIKVRIQKKLQVPDEEFSKWKFAFLSLGRPEYLQDSDIVSSRFQRRDVYGAWEQYLGLEHADNTSKRPYVSQNRHTFEKPVKIYN; the protein is encoded by the exons ATGACCATGCTGAATCCTCAACCGTTGGAT CAGGAAGAAGAGGAGATGCTTGTGCCACATTCTGACTTAGTTGAAGGTCCTCAGCCCTTAGTTGAAGGGCCTCAGCCCATGGAAG TGGCACCTGCTGAGAATGCTAGTACGGGGGAGAGCCAAGCCGCGGACGAGCCACAGGCATCCCGGTTTACTTGGACAATTGACAATTTCTCTCGGTTATCTGTGAAGAAGCTATATTCTGAGGCTTTTGTTGTTGGTAGTTATAAATG GCGAGTGCTTATATTTCCAAAAGGAAACAACGTGGATTGTTTGTCAATGTATTTAGATGTGGCAGATTCATCTACATTGCCATATGGGTGGAACAGATATGCCCAGTTCAGCTTAGCTGTTGTAAATCAAATAAACCCCAAATATTCAGTGAAAAAAG AGACGCAGCACCAGTTTAACCAAAGAGAGAGTGACTGGGGCTTCACATCTTTCATGCTTCTAAGTGATCTTTATGACCCCAATAAGGGATATCTTGTAAATGATAAAGTTGTTATTGAAGCCGATGTTGCTGTACGAAAGGTCATTGATTACTGGACATATGACTCAAAGAAGGAGACAGGATATGTTGGGCTTAAGAATCAGGGAGCTACCTGTTACATGAACTCTCTCCTACAAACCTTGTACCATATCCCCTACTTTAGAAAG GCTGTGTATCACATGCCAACTACAGAGAATGACATGCCATCGGGGAGCATCCCGCTGGCTCTGCAAAGTTTATTTTATAAGCTCCAATATAGTGATACCAGTGTGGCGACGAAAGAATTGACAAAATCTTTTGGATGGGACACTTATGATTCATTCATGCAGCATGATGTGCAAGAATTAAACAGAGTGTTGTGTGAAAAGCTTGAAGACAAGATGAAG GGTACCGTTGTGGAAGGGACAATTCAAAAGTTATTTGAGGGGCACCATATGAATTACATAGAATGTATCAACGTGGACTTCAAATCAACGAGAAAAGAGTCATTTTATG ATCTTCAACTCGACGTCAAAGGCTGTCGCGATGTTTATGCCTCTTTTGACAAATATGTTGAAGTTGAACGTCTAGAAGGCGATAATAAGTACCATGCTGAAGAACATGGTTTGCAG GATGCAAAAAAAGGTGTACTATTTATTGACTTCCCTCCAGTTCTCCAGCTTCAGTTAAAAAGATTTGAATATGATTTCATGCGAGATACAATGGTTAAG ATAAATGACCGTTATGAATTTCCTCTAGAACTTGACCTTGATAGGGAGAATGGCAAATATTTGTCTCCTGATGCAGATAGGAGCGTCCGGAATCTCTACACACTTCATAG TGTGTTGGTTCATAGTGGTGGTGTGCATGGTGGACACTATTATGCTTTCATCAGGCCAACACTATCAGATCAATG GTATAAGTTTGATGATGAACGGGTGACAAAAGAAGACTTGAAGAGGGCTCTAGAGGAACAATATGGTGGAGAGGAGGAGGTATATGTCGCTAATAGCAGATCTAAATTGTGTCTTGTTGTGACATGCTTTGATTTGGACTTACTTTTGCTTTTACAGTTGCCACAGACAAATCCTGGCTTCAATAACACCCCCTTTAAGTTTACAAAATACTCCAACGCGTACATGCTTGTTTATATACGTGAGAGTGACAAGGATAAAATAATTTGTGATGTCGGTGAGAAAGACATTGCGGAACACCTAAGG aTAAGGTTGAAGAAAGAACAAGAAGAGAAGGAGGACAAGAGAAGATACAAAGCGCAGGCCCACCTTTATACAATTATCAAG GTTGCACGTGATGAGGATCTTAGGGAGCAGATAGGAAAGGAGATATATTTTGATCTTGTTGATCATGACAAAGTTCGTAGCTTTCGAATTCAGAAACAGATGCCTTTTAACCTTTTCAAG GAGGAAGTTGCAAAAGAATTGGGTATCCCAGTTCAGTTCCAGCGTTTCTGGATTTGGGCAAAGCGGCAAAATCACACTTATCGGCCCAATCGCCCATTAACTCCGCAGGAGGAACTACAAACC GTTGGTCAGTTAAGGGAAGTTTCTAACAAGACCAACAATGCCgagttaaaattatttttggaagtGGACCTTGGCCTG GATCTCGTTCCTAGTCCTCCACCTGACAAAAGTAAAGATGATATACTCCTTTTCTTTAAGCTTTATGATCCTGAGAAAGAAGAGCTTCA ATATGTTGGTAGGCTTTTTGTGAAGAGTACTAGTAAGCCAATTGAAATACTTCCAAAACTGAATGAATTGGCTGGATTTGCTCCTGACCAAGAAATTGACCTTTTTGAG GAAATAAAATTTGAACCTTCTGTCATGTGTGAAAGACTAGACAAAAAGGCTTCATTTCGATTTAGCCAG ATTGAAGATGGTGACATTATATGCTTTCAAAAGAAAGCTTCTCCTGAAGTTGAAGAACAAGTCCGATTTCCGGATGTTCCTTCATATCTGGAATATGTAAAAAATCGCCAG ATTGTCCACTTTCGAGCACTGGAGAAACCAAAGGAGGATGATTTCTGTCTGGAGTT AGCAAAAAGTGATACATATGATGATGTAGTGGAGAGAGTGGCGCAGCGGCTTGGTGTGGATGATCCCTCCAAAATTAGGCTTACTCCACACAACTGCTACTCTCAGCAACCCAAGCCTAACCCCATCAAATATCGGTCCGTGGATCATTTGGTAGACATGCTAATCCATTACAATCAG ATTTCTGATATTCTTTATTACGAAGTTCTGGACATTCCTCTGCCAGAATTACAATGTCTGAAGACGCTCAAAGTTGCTTTTCATCATTCTACGAAGGATGAG GTTGAAATTTTGAATGTAAGATTGCCTAAGCAGAGTACCGTGGGGGATGTTCTTAATGAAATCAAATCAAAG GTAGAGTTGTCCCATCCAAATGCAGAGCTTAGATTACTCGAAGTCTTCTATCACAAGATTTATAAG ATCTTTCCGCTCACTGAAAAGATTGAGAATATAAATGACCAGTATTGGACATTGCGGGCAGAGGAG ATACCAGAGGAGGAGAAAAATCTTGGTCCCCATGATCGTCTAATTCATGTTTACCATTTCACGAAAGAGACTCCACAAAATCAAATG CAAGTGCAGAATTTTGGAGAACCTTTCTTTCTGGTCATCCATGAAGGGGAAACTTTAGCGGAGATTAAAGTGCGCATTCAAAAGAAATTGCAGGTTCCAGATGAGGAGTTTTCTAAG TGGAAATTTGCATTTTTATCATTGGGGCGCCCGGAATACCTTCAGGATTCGGACATTGTATCCAGCCGCTTTCAG AGGAGAGATGTTTATGGTGCTTGGGAGCAGTACCTTGGATTGGAGCATGCAGATAATACATCTAAGAGGCCATATGTTAGTCAG AACCGCCACACCTTTGAAAAGCCAGTCAAGATATACAATTGA